TGTCCCGCACCGTGGTGCGCGAAGCGCTGAAGGTGCTGGCCGGCAAGGGCCTGGTCGACTCGCGGCAGAAGCGGGGCACGGTGGTGCGCCCCCGCAGCGAGTGGAACCTGCTCGATCCCGACGTGATCAGCTGGGAGTTCGAAAGCCGGGGCGGCGAGATGCTCGGGCAGCTCGCCGAGGTGCGGCGGATGTTCGAACCGGCCGCCGCCGCGCTGGCCGCGGACCGGCGCACCGAGGCCGACCTCGCCGAACTCGAGGCGGCCCTGGAGGACATGACCGCGGCCGGCACCCCGGCCGAGGCGGCCTCCGCCGACCTGCGTTTCCACCGCGCCGTCCTGGCGGCGACGGGCAACGAACTTCTGGTCCGCATGGAGGTCGTCATCGAGTCCGTGCTCGCGGAGCGGGACCGCATCGTCCACGACGTCGTCACCGCCGACGACCCGGTGCCGAGCCACCGGGCCCTGCTCGACGCGATCCGGGCGGGGGACGGCGAGGCCGCCAGAACGCGCGCGCTCGCGCTGCTCGACAAGTCCACGGCCGACGTCGACCGCGCGGCCCGCCTCCAGGGAGACCGGTGAAGATCACGCGCATCGAAACGTTCCTGGTCCCGCCCCGGTGGCTGTTCTGCCGGGTGGAGACCGACGAGGGACACGTCGGCTGGGGCGAGCCGGTCGTCGAGGGACGCGCCCACTCGGTCAGGGCGGCGGTCGGCGAGATCGCCGAACTGCTCGTCGGCGCCGACCCGCTGCGTATCGAGGACCACTGGCAGGTCATGACCAAGGGCGGCTTCTACCGCGGCGGGCCCGTGCTCGCCAGCGCCGTCGCCGGTCTCGACCAGGCCCTGTGGGACATCGCGGGCAAGGCGCGCGGCGTCCCCGTCCACGAACTGCTCGGCGGTCCCGTACGCGAGCACGTCCGGGCGTACGCCTGGATCGGCGGCGACGAACCCGGCGAGATCGAGGAGGAGGCCCGGCGCCAGGTGGAGGCGGGCTTCTCCGCGGTGAAGATGAACGCCAGCGGCCGCATGTCCCCCATCGCGGGCCCGGGCGAGATCGACCAGGTCGTCGACCGCGTCGCGGCGGTCCGCGCGGTGCTCGGCCCGGGCCGGGACGTCGCGGTCGACTTCCACGGCCGGGTGTCCTATCCGAACGCCCGGCGGTTGCTGCCGCTGCTCGAACCGCTCACGCCCCTGTTCGTCGAGGAACCGGTCGTGCCGGAGTCCATGCCCCAGGTGCGCAGCCTCGTGGAGGCGTCCAACATCCCCATCGCCCTGGGTGAGCGGCTCTACTCCCGCTGGGACTTCCTGCCGGCGTTCCAGGCGGGCGTCGCCGTGGCGCAGCCGGACCTGTCCCACGCCGGCGGCATCTCGGAGGTCCGCCGCATCGCCGCCCAGGCCGAGGTGTTCGGCGCCCTGCTCGCACCCCACTGCCCGCTGGGGCCGATCTCCCTGGCGGCCAGCCTGCAGGTGGCGTTCGCGACCCCCAACTTCCTCATCCAGGAACAGAGCATCGGCATCCACTACAACGACGGCAACGAACTGCTGGACTACCTAATCGACCCATCCGTCTTCGCCTTCACCGACGGCCGGATCTCCCGGCCGACCGGGCCGGGTCTGGGCATCGTGGTCGACGAGGCCGCGGTGCGTGAGGCCGACAAGCGGGGTCACCGCTGGCGCTCGCCGATCTGGCGATACCCCGACCGCTCCTTCGCAGAATGGTGACCGGCGTGCAATCACACGACCTGCTCGATCTCCTCACGACCAGGCGCCTCCTGGCCATCGTCCGCGGCGACGACCCGGCGGCGGCGCTGCGCAGCATCGGCGTGCTCGCCGAAGAGGGCGTGACCCTGATGGAGGTCTCGCTCAGCGGCGCCGACGCGCTGTCGGTCATCCGGGAGGCGGCCTCCTCCCTGGGCGAAGGAGTGCACCTCGGCGCCGGGACCGTGCTGACCGCGCGGGACGCCGTCGCGGCCGGGGACGCGGGCGCGACGTTCGTCGTCACGCCCGGCCTGGGCGAAGGGGTGGACGAGGCGCTGCGCCTCGGACTGCCCGTGCTCGCCGGGGCGATGACCCCCACCGAGGTCATCGCCGCGACCGCGCGGGGCGCCGCCGCCGTCAAGCTCTTCCCCGCCTCGGTGGGAGGGGCCTCCTATCTGCGCGCGCTGCGCGACCCGTTCCCCGCCGTGCCGTTCGTCCCGGTCGGCGGTGTCGGCCTCGACAGCGTGCACGCCTATCTGGAGGCCGGCGCGGTCGCGGTCGGCCTCGGCTCGCCGCTGCTCGGCGACGCCCCGCGGGGCGGCGACCTGGACGGCCTGCGCCGCCGCGTGAGAAAGGCGCTCGACCTGGTGGGCGCGCCATGAGGGCGGACGTCCTGACGATCGGCGAGGCGATGGTCACGGTCCGCTGCGCCGGGCCGCTGCGCCTCGGCGGCGACTCCCGGGTGTCCACCGCCGGCGCCGAGGCCAACGTCGCGATCGCCCTGTCCCGCCTCGGGCACACGGCCCGCTGGGCCGGCGCCCTCGGGAGCGACGAGCCCGGCGAGCTGGTCCTGCGCACGCTGCGGGCCGAAGGCGTCCTGACCGATCACGTCGTGCGGCGTACCGACGCCCCGACAGGCCTGCTGCTCCGGGACACGGCCGCCGGGGGCCGGGCCCGCGTGCACTACTACCGCAGGGACTCGGCCGCCTCGACGCTGTCGTGGGAGGAGGTCCGCCCCGCCGTCGAGGCGGGTCAGGCGGGCCTGCACCTCACGGGCATCACGCCGGCGCTCGGGCCCGCACCGCTGGAGGCGGTCGCCGCCGCCACCCGGCAGGCGCACCGGTCCGGCGCCTGGGTGAGCCTCGACGTCAACCACCGCTCGCTGCTGTGGTCCAGGGAGGCGGCCGCCCGGGCGCTGCGCCCGCTGCTGCCGTACGTCACGGTGCTGATCGCCTCCGACGACGAGCTGGACCTGGTGGCGGACGGCGACGGCGAACGCGACCGCGTGGCGGCCCTGCTGGACGCCGGCGTCGAGGAGGTCGTCGTCAAGCGGGGCGCGGCGGGCGCGAGCTACCACGACGCGCGGACGTCGATCGACGCCCCGGCTCGTACGGTGCCCGTGGTGGACGTCGTCGGCGCGGGCGACGCGTTCACCGCCGGATACCTGTCCGGACGGCTCGACGGGCTCGACGCGTACGGCCGGCTCGAACGGGCGACCCTGCTCGGCGCCGCCTCCGTGGCCTGCGCCGGGGACTGGGAGGGTCTGCCGACCCGGGCCGAGTTGCCCGCTCTGGCCCTGCCGGAAGGGGAGACACTGCGATGACGTCACCCGAGATGCTGGTCGACGCCGGCCTCGAGCTCGGCGAGGGCGCCCGCTGGCTCGGGGATCGGTTCGTCGTCGTGGACATCCTCGACGGCGCGTTGTACGAGGTCTCCCCGGGACCCGGCGCGTCGCTGACGCGGCTGCTGCGCACCGGCGGTGAGCCGCTGGGCGCGGTCGCCCCGATCGAGGGCCGTCCCGGGCACTGGCTCGCGGCGGCAGGCGAGGGCGTCGCCGTCCTCGGCCCGGACGGCGCCGCCGACTGGCTGGCCCGCCCGGAGGCGGGCAAGAGCGTGCGCTGCCGCATGAACGACGGGGCGGTCGATCCCAGCGGCCGGTTCTGGGCCGGCAGCATGGCCTACGACGGCACGCCCGGCGCGGGCAGCCTCTACCGCGTCGATCCCGACGGGACCGTGGTCACCGCGCTGACCGGGGTGACCATCGCCAACGGGCCCGCGTTCTCCCCGGACGGCACAAGGCTCTATCTCGCCGACAGCGCACGCGGCGTCGTCGGCGCCTACCCTCTCGACCTCCGCACCGGAGCGCTCGGCGCGCCGGAACCGCTCATCCGGCTGGACCGCGGAAGCCCCGACGGCATGACGGTGGACGACGAGGGCTTCGTCTGGACGGCGGTCTGGGGCGAGTCCCGTGTCCTGCGCGTCAGCCCGTCCGGCGAGATCGACCGCGTGGTGGGCCTGCCGTGCCGTCAGCCGTCGTCCGTGGCGATCGGCGGCCGGGACGGGAGGCGGCTTCTGGTGACCTCCGCGCGGTACGGCCTCGACGACCCGGCCCCGGCCGACGGCGCGTTGTGGACGTGCGACGCGGGGGTGACCGCCCCACCGGCCCGCGCCGCCGTCCTGTCGCGGTTTCCCGGATAGGCCCCCGGCCCGCTGATCCGGGCGGCGGGCCGGCCGATGCCGCCGATCGCCGTGGGCGGCGCGTACCGGGCCGAGGCGCGGGGCCGCTCGTCGTCACGGACGTGATTGCCGCGAGGAAGGAACCTCCGGCGGCCGGCGGCCGTATGGAGAACGACATCGCGGCGGTCCCGGACGTGGACGCGGAGCCGGCCGGGCAGAGCCCTGCCGCCGGTACGGACGACGTTCGCGGGCCGGGAGCCGCCGCAGCGTTCCGATGGGGGCTCCCGCCGCCGTCCCGCGCGCACGCCGGGACGGGCCGCGGGCTCCCTCCACGAGGAGGTCGGTGTGGTGATCAGACGGGGCCTGTGCGCCCTGAGCGCACTCGTCG
Above is a window of Microbispora sp. ZYX-F-249 DNA encoding:
- a CDS encoding FadR/GntR family transcriptional regulator; translated protein: MSTYKGRGIHGQVVETIGRRLVTGQFAENGRIDLVELEAELQVSRTVVREALKVLAGKGLVDSRQKRGTVVRPRSEWNLLDPDVISWEFESRGGEMLGQLAEVRRMFEPAAAALAADRRTEADLAELEAALEDMTAAGTPAEAASADLRFHRAVLAATGNELLVRMEVVIESVLAERDRIVHDVVTADDPVPSHRALLDAIRAGDGEAARTRALALLDKSTADVDRAARLQGDR
- a CDS encoding SMP-30/gluconolactonase/LRE family protein, which gives rise to MTSPEMLVDAGLELGEGARWLGDRFVVVDILDGALYEVSPGPGASLTRLLRTGGEPLGAVAPIEGRPGHWLAAAGEGVAVLGPDGAADWLARPEAGKSVRCRMNDGAVDPSGRFWAGSMAYDGTPGAGSLYRVDPDGTVVTALTGVTIANGPAFSPDGTRLYLADSARGVVGAYPLDLRTGALGAPEPLIRLDRGSPDGMTVDDEGFVWTAVWGESRVLRVSPSGEIDRVVGLPCRQPSSVAIGGRDGRRLLVTSARYGLDDPAPADGALWTCDAGVTAPPARAAVLSRFPG
- a CDS encoding bifunctional 4-hydroxy-2-oxoglutarate aldolase/2-dehydro-3-deoxy-phosphogluconate aldolase gives rise to the protein MQSHDLLDLLTTRRLLAIVRGDDPAAALRSIGVLAEEGVTLMEVSLSGADALSVIREAASSLGEGVHLGAGTVLTARDAVAAGDAGATFVVTPGLGEGVDEALRLGLPVLAGAMTPTEVIAATARGAAAVKLFPASVGGASYLRALRDPFPAVPFVPVGGVGLDSVHAYLEAGAVAVGLGSPLLGDAPRGGDLDGLRRRVRKALDLVGAP
- the dgoD gene encoding galactonate dehydratase; the protein is MKITRIETFLVPPRWLFCRVETDEGHVGWGEPVVEGRAHSVRAAVGEIAELLVGADPLRIEDHWQVMTKGGFYRGGPVLASAVAGLDQALWDIAGKARGVPVHELLGGPVREHVRAYAWIGGDEPGEIEEEARRQVEAGFSAVKMNASGRMSPIAGPGEIDQVVDRVAAVRAVLGPGRDVAVDFHGRVSYPNARRLLPLLEPLTPLFVEEPVVPESMPQVRSLVEASNIPIALGERLYSRWDFLPAFQAGVAVAQPDLSHAGGISEVRRIAAQAEVFGALLAPHCPLGPISLAASLQVAFATPNFLIQEQSIGIHYNDGNELLDYLIDPSVFAFTDGRISRPTGPGLGIVVDEAAVREADKRGHRWRSPIWRYPDRSFAEW
- a CDS encoding sugar kinase translates to MRADVLTIGEAMVTVRCAGPLRLGGDSRVSTAGAEANVAIALSRLGHTARWAGALGSDEPGELVLRTLRAEGVLTDHVVRRTDAPTGLLLRDTAAGGRARVHYYRRDSAASTLSWEEVRPAVEAGQAGLHLTGITPALGPAPLEAVAAATRQAHRSGAWVSLDVNHRSLLWSREAAARALRPLLPYVTVLIASDDELDLVADGDGERDRVAALLDAGVEEVVVKRGAAGASYHDARTSIDAPARTVPVVDVVGAGDAFTAGYLSGRLDGLDAYGRLERATLLGAASVACAGDWEGLPTRAELPALALPEGETLR